The following are encoded in a window of Staphylococcus piscifermentans genomic DNA:
- the lpdA gene encoding dihydrolipoyl dehydrogenase: MVVGDFPIETDTIVIGAGPGGYVAAIRAAQLGQKVTIVEKGELGGVCLNVGCIPSKALLHVSHVFQEAQHSDNLGIIAKDVELKFDKVQDFKKSVVNKLTGGVEGLLKGNKVEIVKGEAYFHDSNSLRVMDEKSAQTYNFKNAIIATGSRPIEIPNFKFGERVIDSTGALNLQEAPKKLVVVGGGYIGSELGTAFANFGTEVTILEGAKDILGGFEKQMTQPVKKKMKEKGIEIVTEAMAKSAEETADGVKVTYEAKGEEKSIEADYVLVTVGRRPNTDEMGLEEVGIKFADRGLLEVDDQSRTSVKNIFAIGDIVPGLPLAHKASYEGKVAAEAISGEKSAVDYIGMPAVCFTEPELATVGYNEAQAKEEGLDYKASKFPYAANGRALSLDDTTGFVKLLTLKEDGTLIGAQVVGTGASDLISELGLAIESGMNAEDIALTVHAHPTLGEMSMEAAEKAIGLPIHTM; this comes from the coding sequence ATGGTAGTTGGTGATTTTCCAATTGAAACAGATACTATTGTAATCGGAGCAGGTCCAGGGGGTTATGTTGCAGCAATTCGCGCAGCACAATTAGGACAAAAAGTTACCATCGTTGAGAAAGGCGAATTAGGCGGTGTATGTCTTAACGTAGGATGTATCCCATCTAAAGCATTATTGCACGTTTCACACGTATTCCAAGAAGCACAACATTCAGATAACTTAGGTATTATCGCTAAAGATGTTGAGCTTAAATTCGACAAAGTACAAGACTTCAAAAAATCTGTTGTTAACAAATTAACAGGCGGCGTTGAAGGATTATTAAAAGGAAACAAAGTTGAAATTGTTAAAGGTGAAGCTTACTTCCACGACAGCAACAGCTTACGCGTTATGGATGAAAAAAGTGCACAAACTTACAACTTCAAAAATGCAATCATTGCTACAGGTTCTAGACCAATTGAAATTCCTAATTTCAAATTTGGCGAACGTGTTATCGACTCAACAGGTGCTTTAAACTTACAAGAAGCTCCTAAAAAATTAGTCGTAGTAGGCGGCGGTTACATTGGTTCTGAATTGGGCACAGCATTTGCGAACTTCGGTACAGAAGTTACAATTTTAGAAGGTGCTAAAGATATCTTAGGCGGCTTCGAAAAACAAATGACTCAACCAGTTAAGAAAAAAATGAAAGAAAAAGGTATTGAAATTGTTACTGAAGCAATGGCTAAATCTGCTGAAGAAACTGCAGATGGCGTTAAAGTAACTTACGAAGCTAAAGGCGAAGAAAAATCAATCGAAGCTGATTATGTATTAGTTACTGTTGGACGCCGTCCGAATACTGATGAAATGGGTCTTGAAGAAGTCGGCATCAAATTTGCAGACCGCGGATTATTAGAAGTTGACGATCAAAGCCGTACATCAGTTAAAAATATCTTTGCAATCGGTGACATCGTTCCTGGTTTACCACTTGCACATAAAGCAAGCTATGAAGGTAAAGTTGCTGCTGAAGCTATCTCAGGTGAAAAATCTGCAGTAGACTATATCGGTATGCCAGCTGTATGTTTCACTGAACCAGAATTAGCAACAGTAGGTTATAATGAAGCACAAGCTAAAGAAGAAGGCTTGGATTATAAAGCTTCTAAATTCCCTTACGCTGCTAACGGCCGTGCTTTATCATTAGATGATACTACTGGATTTGTTAAATTGTTAACACTTAAAGAAGATGGTACTTTAATCGGTGCACAAGTTGTAGGTACTGGTGCGTCTGATCTTATCTCTGAATTAGGTTTAGCAATCGAATCTGGTATGAATGCTGAAGATATCGCATTAACAG
- a CDS encoding dihydrolipoamide acetyltransferase family protein: MAFEFKLPDIGEGIHEGEIVKWFVKAGDEIEEDDILAEVQNDKSVVEIPSPVSGTIEEVVVDEGTVAVVGDTIVKIDAPDAEEMSFKGGHSHDDSKDEASEQQETKQQAATVSEEGTETASGDAPQTPAQDEEIDENRVVKAMPSVRKFARDNDVNIKAVKGTGKNGRITKADVEAYLSGDTSSSVDESATSSEAASADTSSAQSAPVSAEGEFPETREKIPAMRKAIAKAMVNSKHTAPHVTLMDEVEVQALWDHRKKFKEIAAEQGTKLTFLPYVVKALVSALKKYPALNSEFDEENGEVVNKHYWNIGIAADTERGLLVPVVKHADRKSMFEISDEINELAVKARDGKLTSDEMKGASCTISNIGSAGGQWFTPVINYPEVAILGIGRIAQKPIVKDGEIVAAPVLALSLSFDHRQIDGATGQNAMNHIKRLLNNPELLLMEG; this comes from the coding sequence GTGGCATTTGAATTTAAATTACCCGATATTGGTGAAGGTATCCACGAAGGTGAAATTGTAAAGTGGTTTGTTAAAGCTGGAGACGAAATTGAAGAAGATGATATCTTAGCTGAGGTTCAAAATGATAAATCAGTTGTAGAAATTCCTTCTCCGGTTTCAGGTACTATTGAAGAAGTAGTAGTTGACGAAGGTACAGTAGCAGTTGTGGGTGATACAATTGTTAAAATTGATGCACCAGATGCTGAAGAAATGTCATTCAAAGGCGGACACAGCCATGACGACAGCAAAGATGAAGCATCAGAACAACAAGAAACTAAACAACAAGCAGCAACAGTTTCAGAAGAAGGAACTGAAACAGCTTCTGGCGATGCACCGCAAACACCAGCACAAGATGAAGAAATTGACGAAAACCGCGTTGTGAAAGCAATGCCTTCTGTTCGTAAATTTGCACGTGATAACGACGTTAATATCAAAGCTGTTAAAGGCACTGGTAAAAACGGACGTATTACAAAAGCAGACGTAGAAGCATACTTAAGCGGAGATACTAGCTCAAGCGTTGATGAAAGCGCTACATCAAGCGAAGCTGCATCAGCAGATACTTCATCAGCACAATCAGCACCTGTATCAGCTGAAGGCGAATTCCCAGAAACACGCGAAAAAATCCCTGCAATGCGTAAAGCAATTGCAAAAGCTATGGTAAACTCTAAACATACTGCGCCTCATGTAACATTAATGGACGAAGTAGAAGTACAAGCTTTATGGGATCACCGTAAAAAATTCAAAGAAATTGCTGCGGAACAAGGTACTAAATTAACATTCTTACCTTATGTTGTGAAAGCTTTAGTTTCAGCGCTTAAAAAATACCCAGCATTAAACTCTGAATTTGACGAAGAAAACGGTGAAGTAGTAAACAAACATTACTGGAATATCGGTATTGCTGCTGATACAGAACGTGGTCTATTAGTACCAGTCGTTAAACACGCTGATCGCAAATCAATGTTCGAAATTTCAGATGAAATCAATGAACTTGCTGTTAAAGCACGTGATGGTAAATTGACTTCAGACGAAATGAAAGGTGCTTCATGCACAATCAGTAACATCGGTTCTGCAGGCGGTCAATGGTTCACTCCTGTAATTAACTACCCAGAAGTAGCTATTTTAGGAATCGGCCGTATTGCTCAAAAACCTATTGTTAAGGATGGGGAAATTGTAGCAGCACCTGTATTAGCATTATCATTAAGCTTTGACCATAGACAAATTGATGGCGCTACTGGTCAAAACGCAATGAATCACATCAAACGTTTATTAAATAATCCAGAATTATTATTAATGGAGGGGTAA
- a CDS encoding alpha-ketoacid dehydrogenase subunit beta: MAQMTMVQAINNALKTELQNDENVLVFGEDVGVNGGVFRVTEGLQKEFGEDRVFDTPLAESGIGGLALGLSAEGFRPVMEIQFLGFVFEVFDSVAGQIARTRFRSGDTKSAPVTIRTPFGGGVHTPELHADNLEGILAQSPGLTVVIPSNPYDAKGLLISAIKSNDPVVYLEHMKLYRSFREEVPEEEYEIELGKAKVKKEGTDLTVIAYGAMVQESLKAAEELEKDGVSVEVIDLRTVQPVDYETLVASVEKTGRAVVVQEAQRQAGVGAQVAAELAERTILSLEAPIARVAAADTVYPFTEAENVWLPNKNDIIEQANATLNF, translated from the coding sequence ATGGCACAAATGACAATGGTACAAGCAATTAACAACGCACTTAAAACTGAACTGCAAAATGATGAAAATGTGTTAGTTTTTGGTGAAGACGTTGGTGTTAACGGTGGCGTATTCCGTGTAACGGAAGGTTTACAAAAAGAATTCGGTGAAGATCGTGTATTCGATACTCCATTAGCTGAATCAGGAATCGGCGGTTTAGCATTAGGTTTATCTGCTGAAGGTTTCCGTCCAGTAATGGAAATCCAATTCTTAGGTTTCGTATTTGAAGTATTCGACTCTGTAGCTGGACAAATTGCACGTACACGTTTCCGTTCAGGCGACACTAAATCAGCACCTGTAACAATCCGTACACCATTCGGCGGTGGTGTGCATACTCCAGAGCTTCACGCTGATAACTTAGAAGGTATTTTAGCTCAATCTCCAGGATTGACTGTAGTTATCCCTTCTAACCCATACGATGCAAAAGGTTTATTAATCTCTGCAATTAAAAGCAACGACCCAGTTGTATATTTAGAGCATATGAAATTATATCGTTCATTCCGTGAAGAAGTTCCGGAAGAAGAATATGAAATTGAACTTGGAAAAGCTAAAGTGAAAAAAGAAGGTACAGACCTTACTGTTATCGCTTATGGCGCAATGGTTCAAGAATCATTAAAAGCAGCTGAAGAACTTGAAAAAGACGGTGTTTCTGTAGAAGTGATCGACTTGCGTACAGTTCAACCGGTTGATTATGAAACATTAGTGGCTTCTGTTGAAAAAACAGGTCGAGCTGTAGTAGTACAAGAAGCACAACGCCAAGCAGGTGTCGGTGCTCAAGTTGCAGCTGAATTAGCTGAACGTACTATTCTTTCATTAGAAGCTCCGATTGCACGTGTTGCAGCAGCTGATACTGTTTATCCATTTACAGAAGCTGAAAACGTTTGGTTACCAAACAAAAACGATATCATCGAACAAGCTAACGCAACTTTAAACTTCTAA